TTATCGACTTTTTGCTAAACTTGTTTCAGGCGAGTGAAAAGAAAACGGAGCAAGTGAAGACCGTTGAGACACCAGCAATATCGAGAGAACTAGAGAAGCAGCCACAAGGTCGAGCAGCAGCGTCACCAGACCGTTCGAAGCAATCTCCGGTTACATCGGAGCTCCGATATCCGGCATCGGAACTTTTCACGCCTACTGGTAATCAGAGCAAGTCACCTCTCCCCCTTCCCGTTTTCGAGTACAAAGAAGTTAGCGCGAGGTCGCCATGGAAATTCTCCAAGGAAGCTCCGAGGCTTTCTCTGGATAGCAGAGCCGTCGTTGACGCCAAAGGAAGCCTTAAGCCCCGAGAGATCCGTACGAATGCCTCCATATTATCTGCGAACCAATGCGAAGATGAGGTGGATGATAGCGATAAACAACGGCGGTCACCAAGCGTAATTGCAAGGCTCATGGGACTGGAACCGATACCGGATTCGAATCCCGAACCGAACGGAAAAGCTCAGCTCCGAAGATCCGCGTCGGAAGCTAGAGGTCGAGATCTGTTTCAGTATCGTTTCATTGACGGAGTTAATTTCCACTTAAAACAAAGCCAACAACCAAATTTCCAAAACGGAGGAGTTTCGAGCAATGTCGTAAGGGAAAATGGAGCCAAACAAGATCGTGTAATTATCAACAGGCCAGATGGCTTAAGAAATGCGAgagctgaatcggtaaaagctccAATTCGAGGTTTGGACCAAAGGAAATGCTTCTACGACTCAGCTGATTTCTTCCCCGAGAGAAAACAGCCCGTTAACGTCTACAGAGAGATTGAGAAACGTCTTAAGCTCAGAGGAATAGACGAGCCATCGAAAGATCTTGAGACACTCAAACAAATCCTTGAAGCTTTGCAACTCAAAGGCCTTTTACACAGTAAGAAATCTCCAAACCAAAAGAATAATAGAAACTTCGTTTATCAACATGAACAATCTCCAATCGTCGTAATCAAACCGGGAAGATCACCGGCTTCCACGGCCAGAAGTATTGCCAAAGATTCGCCTCCTTCAAATTATCGATCAAGACCTGGACCTCGCCGGAACTTGAATATTGACTCACCGCCGACTATGAGCCCAAGACGTGATCGGCCGGAGATTGAACGGAATATTCGGAGCCAAAGCAGAGGTAAGGGTTCGATTTCTCCGGGTAGGAATGAGTGTGGCGTTAGGAGTCCCAACAGAAGGCCACTGAATGTTGAAATTCATAG
This is a stretch of genomic DNA from Gossypium arboreum isolate Shixiya-1 chromosome 11, ASM2569848v2, whole genome shotgun sequence. It encodes these proteins:
- the LOC108474022 gene encoding protein LONGIFOLIA 1 isoform X2, with protein sequence MMTGVVPEQNLEKQIGKQMGCMAGFLQIFDRHQLLSGKRLYSPKRLPPMETPASEKKTEQVKTVETPAISRELEKQPQGRAAASPDRSKQSPVTSELRYPASELFTPTGNQSKSPLPLPVFEYKEVSARSPWKFSKEAPRLSLDSRAVVDAKGSLKPREIRTNASILSANQCEDEVDDSDKQRRSPSVIARLMGLEPIPDSNPEPNGKAQLRRSASEARGRDLFQYRFIDGVNFHLKQSQQPNFQNGGVSSNVVRENGAKQDRVIINRPDGLRNARAESVKAPIRGLDQRKCFYDSADFFPERKQPVNVYREIEKRLKLRGIDEPSKDLETLKQILEALQLKGLLHSKKSPNQKNNRNFVYQHEQSPIVVIKPGRSPASTARSIAKDSPPSNYRSRPGPRRNLNIDSPPTMSPRRDRPEIERNIRSQSRGKGSISPGRNECGVRSPNRRPLNVEIHRRGNGNGNVEQKRVSPVQSPRLNVRRTGLEQTTNRLPRNTKPTAEIYDKEEKVFIPAEDQTSTVSESSISTSSQTDTERSKVEDYKDGGTLLERCDKLLHSIAEMTAATTELQPSPVSVLDSSFYKEESSPSPVMKRSIDFKDQLVESEDEMWSPAIPSVESKSDDCDFIYISDVLRAANYMHDESDVFLVLEKQQYVKGKDTSKVSRLQRKLIFDTINEILNRKKQLPPWKVVTGETSLQQIWSEFQKIRERDSSDDMFEDICGVLRKDLAGDAINGWDGCPIQMSEAILDIERLIFRDLISETIRDLAALAEKSNNIPAPRRKLVF
- the LOC108474022 gene encoding protein LONGIFOLIA 1 isoform X1, encoding MMTGVVPEQNLEKQIGKQMGCMAGFLQIFDRHQLLSGKRLYSPKRLPPMETPASEKKTEQVKTVETPAISRELEKQPQGRAAASPDRSKQSPVTSELRYPASELFTPTGNQSKSPLPLPVFEYKEVSARSPWKFSKEAPRLSLDSRAVVDAKGSLKPREIRTNASILSANQCEDEVDDSDKQRRSPSVIARLMGLEPIPDSNPEPNGKAQLRRSASEARGRDLFQYRFIDGVNFHLKQSQQPNFQNGGVSSNVVRENGAKQDRVIINRPDGLRNARAESVKAPIRGLDQRKCFYDSADFFPERKQPVNVYREIEKRLKLRGIDEPSKDLETLKQILEALQLKGLLHSKKSPNQKNNRNFVYQHEQSPIVVIKPGRSPASTARSIAKDSPPSNYRSRPGPRRNLNIDSPPTMSPRRDRPEIERNIRSQSRGKGSISPGRNECGVRSPNRRPLNVEIHRRGNGNGNVEQKRVSPVQSPRLNVRRTGLEQTTNRLPRNTKPTAEIYDKEEKVFIPAEDQTSTVSESSISTSSQTDTEVKNQRSKVEDYKDGGTLLERCDKLLHSIAEMTAATTELQPSPVSVLDSSFYKEESSPSPVMKRSIDFKDQLVESEDEMWSPAIPSVESKSDDCDFIYISDVLRAANYMHDESDVFLVLEKQQYVKGKDTSKVSRLQRKLIFDTINEILNRKKQLPPWKVVTGETSLQQIWSEFQKIRERDSSDDMFEDICGVLRKDLAGDAINGWDGCPIQMSEAILDIERLIFRDLISETIRDLAALAEKSNNIPAPRRKLVF